CATGGCCTTCCACGCGTTCGACCGGGCCACTCACATCCGCAGTTTCGCGGTGGCGCCCGAGGTGACCGAGGATCGCTGGCTGGGGGCCGCGCAAGCTTGTGAAGTGGCCGCTGCCCATCTGTTGCAGGCCATGAACCTGTCGCCACGTCCCGTGGCCGCGGCAATCTGCATGATCAAGATCTGCGCGCACTTCGACGAGCCCGGCTGGCTGAGCGAATTGTTCAAAGGCCAGCCAGCTCGCTGGCGCCCCGCCGACCAGGCCGAGGCGCAGGTACGGCAAGAAGCTGCCGAGCACCTGCATCGCTATGGCCTCCAGGTGCTTGCCGAGTTACCGCAGGCGCTTCCCGCCTTGCTACCGGCCCGTGACGTGCACGAGTTCGAGCGCCCACAAGACTATTGGTTGCTCAGGGCAATGGCAGGGTTCCCCAATGCCTATGAGGCGATGCAGACCTACACCGCCTACCTTCGACCACGCTGGGGTGGCAGCTATGAGGAGATCGACGGCCTGGCCAGCGGCCGCTTGACCGACGGCTGGAGCGAAGCCCATCGCAACGGCCTGCGCTGGGTGATCCTCGATGATCAGTTCGATCTCCCGGAAAGCGACGAGCACGACAGGATCGCCGACTGGCAGGCGGTGTTCCAGGACTGGTCGCAACGCGAACTGCGCCCCTTGGAACGCGCCACGTTGCTCGCGCGCGAAGCGGCGTTCCGACGCTATTCGCTCAGCGACAACGCCGGGGCCATGGCGTTGTTCAGCGCTAGCGTGGAGCACTATCCGGACCAGAGCTGGGTGGGCGACATCGGCGAGCCGTTCTGGAGCCTGGCCTACCTGGCCGTGAACCAACTGGCCCCCGATCCGCAGCAGACCTTCAAGACCGTCATCGAACGGCTCTGTGACACCCCCAACTACGCCGCAGCCTGCGCCCTGCGCGCCGCCGGGCATCAGTTCGGGCTCTGGGGCTTCGAACGTTCGGGCGAGCTGGCCGACCAATGGCTGGCGACCGCGGCCAAGCGCCAGAGTGGGCGGGATGGTTATGGTTTCGACGTGCTGGACGTCCCGTTGATGCTGTGGGGCGCCAACCTGCATCCGGTGGCGTACTTCCTCTACCAGCGCTTCGCCGAACTGGAGCTGCCCAATGCCCCGGCCGCGCTGTACGACCTGCACCGTGGCTGGCTGCATGACACGCCCGAGCAGTACCTGGACGAGCACAAGGCCGACTACTGGCTCAAGCGCGCGGCACAGATGGGCTGCAAGGTCAGCAAGTACAACATTGCGCGTGACCGCATGAGTTCGGGTGAGGACCTGAGCGATCCGGTGGCCCGGGTGGAAGTCTGGGGGCAACTGCTCGAGGCTTTGGGCGACGAGCGCATCGATGGCCACGTCAACCTGCACCTGGGCATTCTGCTGCGCCGCTACGGCGAGCCTGTGGACCATGAACAAGGCCTGGCGTACCTGTATACGGTCTTCGATCACGCCCATGACTGGGTGGCCGCCCGTGCCTGCGCGGAAATCGGCCTGGCCTGGATGGAAGGCCAAGGTGCGCCCCGCAAGAATCGCTTTGCCGCCATGCAATGGGTATCGCGCGCCATGCAGATCAAGCCTGACAGCGAGCAGATCCAGGAAATCGCCTGGTGCATCTTCAACTCGCACAACCGCCTGCTCTCGTTCCTCACCGGGATCACCGCGTTTCTGTTCAAGGGCAAGTTCTCGAGAGGCGAACTACCGCCTGCCGCGCTGACCCGCTGAAACCATGAGCGCCACTTTTCTCGAGCGTGTGCGTATCCATGCCTGGCTGTGGTTCGGCGAAGGCTTTCTGATCTTCCTCGCCTGCACGCTGTGCCTGCTGCCCTTGCTGGCCTGGCTGACCTTTTCAGGTTGGCCGGGCTGGGTGGCCGCGCTGCTGACCTGGCCGGCACCGGTGATGGGGTGGTCGATCATCCGCCAGGCATTCACCCACCAGGACGACGACGAGTCACCCGGTATCGAGTTGCATGCGCAAGCACTGCCGGATCTCGCCGCCGCCATTGAACAAGTACGTGCCAAGCTCGGCGCACCGGCGCCAGACTTCGTCTACCTGGATGAATGTTTCAATGCCGGCATCCGCCAACAACGCTCGTTGCTCGGCCGCACCCGCAACAGCCTGGTACTCGGGCTACCACTACTCGAAGCGCTGGACAGCGAAGCCTGCACGGCGATTCTCGCCCACGAGTTCGCCCACATCGCCCAGCGGCATGGCCGCTACAGCAGCCGCCTGTATTTTGCACGGCAACGCTGGCAGGCCATGGGTGAGCGTATCGAGAAGCATGTCGGGCTGGCCCATGCGCCCCTACGTCTGTTCGTCGGTTGGTATGTACCTCGCCTGCTCAGGGCCAGTTACGCGTTCGCCCGGCAGTGCGAGTACCAGGCCGATGCCGAAGCGGCGCGCACCTACGGCAGCCGGGTCATGGCGCAGGCGCTGATCGGGATGCGCATCCAGTCCCGGGCGCTGCAATCCGCGTTCTGGCCACAGCGCCATGTCGAGACGGCGGGAGGGCACTTCACCGAACTGGCGCATGGTCAACCACTGGCCGAGCCCACAGACAGGGCTCACGCCTGCACTTGGTTGCATGATGCCTTGCGTGAGGAGGTGGATGAACACTCGACCCACCCGAGCCTGGCACAGCGCCTGTCGGCGCTGGAGATCGACACGGACCCACAGCATGCCGACATTCCCTGGCAGCGCCCCGCACCCTGCGCGGCACGCCTGTGGCTGGGGGATGAACATGCGGCCCTGGCGCAGCGCATGGACGCGCGCTGTGACGATCATTTTCAGCATCAGCATGAGCGCGCGACCCAGCGGACTCGGGCTCAACGCAGCGATAGGCATGCCCTGCTGAGCAAGCGCTCGCTACGGACACTGAATGCCGACGAACTGGCGCACCTCGCCTGGCTGGAGCGCCACCTGCTGGCGCCTGGATGCGAAGGTGAAAACTGGCTCGAGCTTGGCCTGGCCCTGGATGCACAGCATCCCTGGCTGATGTTCCAGCAGGCACAGCGGCACCAGCAGCAGGGCGACTGCTCGACGGCCAGCGAGCTGTGGCAAGCACTGGCGGAGCAACCCTCCAGGTACCAGGTGAGCGCACTGCACCGCCTTGCCGAACATGCATTGCGCAACCAGGACTGGGCCGCCGCCCGCCTCCTGCGCGAACAGGCGGACGAGCTGTCGCAGGCCTTCGAGCAAGCGCCTGACTACCAGCCCCACGGCCTGCCCGCATCGAAACTGGAGATACTGACCGAAACCCTTGCTCCGTTATTGTCGGCCACGGCCGGTGCCTGGCTGTTGCTCGAGCCTGGCGCGGATCACTATCTGCTGGTGGTGCTGCCACGCAACTCCTGGCTTTCACGGCTGCTGCGGCGAGTCAGCGGCGAGGTTCCATTCGAACAGGAGGCGTGCGAGCAGCTCCTTGAGCGACTGATGCCCAGGGTCGAGTTGCCCGTGCGCAGCCTGCTGCTCGAACCCTCGGATCCACTGCTGGCTCACTGCGGTCCGGCCAGCGCCCTGCACCCACTCGAACCTTGAGCGAGCGCGGTAAAACCTCGATGCACTCTTTTCAGCCCTGCGAGCAGAGACCCCTCTAAGCTTTGCCGGGCCGCCGGATGCGGCCCCTCGCAAGCAAGCACGGAGCGCCCAATGTCCCTCGCCCTCGTCCACAGCCGCGCCCAGGTCGGGGTGCTGGCACCACCTGTCAGCGTCGAAACCCACCTGGCCAACGGCCTGCCCACGCTCACCCTGGTCGGTTTGCCGGAGGCCACGGTCAAGGAGAGCAAGGACCGGGTGCGCAGCGCCATCGTCAACTCGGGGCTGGACTACCCAGCCCGGCGCATCACCCAGAACCTCGCCCCCGCCGACTTGCCCAAGGACGGCGGGCGCTATGACCTGGCCATCGCCCTGGGTATCCTCGCCGCCAACGGCCAGGTGCCGGCGGCCACCCTCGATGACATCGAATGCCTGGGCGAGCTGGCCTTGTCCGGGGCGTTGCGGCCAGTTCAGGGGGTGCTGCCTGCAGCCCTCGCCGCACGCGATGCCGGCCGGGCGCTGGTGGTACCCCGAGAGAATGCCGAAGAGGCCAGCCTGGCCAGCGGGTTGGTGGTGTATGCCGTTGGCACTCTGCAGGAACTGGTCGCCCACCTGAGCGGGCAACTGCCCCTGCCACCCTACGCGGCTAATGGCTTGCTACTGGAACAACGGCCCTACCCAGACCTGAGCGAAGTCCAGGGCCAGGTCGCCGCCAAACGCGCCCTGCTGGTGGCGGCCGCCGGAGGGCACAACCTGCTGTTCACAGGCCCGCCCGGTACCGGCAAGACCTTGCTCGCCAGCCGCCTGCCCGGCCTGCTGCCGCCGCTGGACGAGCGCGAGGCGCTGGAGGTGGCGGCCATCCGCTCGGTCAGCGGCCATGCTCCGCTCGACTGCTGGCCGCAGCGGCCATTTCGTCATCCCCACCATTCCGCATCCGGCCCGGCGCTGGTCGGGGGTGGCAGCCGACCGCAGCCCGGCGAGATCACCCTGGCGCACCACGGCGTGCTGTTTCTCGACGAGCTACCGGAGTTCGAGCGACGCGTGCTGGAGGTGCTGCGTGAGCCGCTGGAATCCGGCGAGATCGTGGTGGCCCGGGCCAAGGACCGGGTGCGCTTTCCGGCGCGTTTCCAGCTGGTAGCGGCGATGAACCCCTGCCCCTGCGGTTACTTCGGCGACCCCACCGGCCGCTGCCGTTGCAGCCCCGAGCAGATCCAGCGTTATCGCAACAAACTCTCCGGCCCCCTGCTCGATCGTATCGACCTGCATCTTACCGTGGCCCGCGAAAGCACCGTGCTGAACAGCCAGCCCAGCGGTGAGACCAGCTCCAGTGTTGCCCGCGTGGTCGCCGAGGCTCGCGAGTTGCAGCAACGCCGCCAAGGCTGCACCAATGCCTTCCTTGACCTTAAAGGCCTGCGCCGGCACTGCCCGCTGGAACCGGCTGACCAGGCTTGGCTGGAGACGGCCTGTGAACGCTTGACCTTATCGTTGCGGGCAGCACACCGGCTGTTGAAGGTGGCCCGCACGCTGGCAGACCTGGAACAGGCCCCCTCCATCACCAGGTCGCACCTGGCCGAAGCGCTGCAGTACCGGCCCAGCGCCTGACGCAGCCTGTAACACCGGCTCTGTAGGAGCGGCTTTAGCCGCGATCACCGGCAACGCCGGTGCCACACACCACGTTGCCCGCATCGCGGCTAAAGCCGCTCCTACAGACACGCTCAATCGGCGCCATAGTGGAAATATATTTTGCGCACTAAATATTATCGCGCAATATTCATCTCACGCAGCAAGCAGTCGCCAACCCCACTCAGCAGAACCTGGAGAACGACCATGACCCTTCGCAAAGCCTTCGCCCTGACCGCCACCGCCCTGACCCTCGGCACCAGTGCCGGCGCCTTCGCCACCGAAGCCACCCCCTACCACTACGGCATGGACCTGGACATCGCCCAGGTGGTCAAGGTCGACGCGCCCGCCAGCACCCAGGGCCACACCGGCAACGCCACCCTGACCTACCGCGACAGCAGCGGCCAGCTGCGCGCCGTGAGCTACGTGCAACCCACCACCCTCGCCAACCAGAACTGAACCACCGACACATCACTCAAGGAGCCCGAACATGAACCTGTCCCGCACCCTGACCGCCGGCCTGCTGACCTTGGCCGTGAACAGTGCCTTCGCCGCCGGCAGCCCCGGCGTCGAGTCCACCACCCAAGGTTTCCTCGATGCCCTCGCCGCTGGCGGTGGCAAGCCGCTGGAAACCCTGGCACCTAAAGATGCCCGCGCCGTACTGAGTGGTGCACAGGCCGGGGTGAAGGTCGACCTGTCGGGTATTCGCGTCGAGCGCCGGACCATCCAGGCCGACGGCCAGCCGCTGGAGATCCGCGTGGTACGCCCCGAAGGGGCCAAGGGTGAGCTGCCGGTGTTCATGTTCTTCCACGGCGGCGGCTGGGTGCTGGGCGATTACCCCACCCACGAACGCCTGATCCGCGACTTGGTGGTCGGTTCCGGCGCGGCAGCGGTGTACGTCGATTACACGCCATCGCCAGAAGCGAAATTCCCCACCGCGATCAACCAGGCCTACGCCGCCACCCGCTGGGTGGCCGAGCATGGCAAGGAGATCGGCGTGGACGGCAATCGCCTGGCAGTAGCCGGCAACAGCGTCGGCGGCAACATGGCCGCGGTGGTGGCGATCAAGGCCAAGGAGGCCGGCACGCCGAAGCTGCGCTTCCAGGCACTGCTGTGGCCGGTGACCGATGCCAACTTCAACAACGCGTCGTACAACCAGTTCGCCGAGGGCCATTTCCTGACCCGCAACATGATGCAGTGGTTCTGGAACAGCTACACCACCGACCCGCGCCAGCGCGATGACATCCACGCCTCGCCGTTGCGCGCCAGCCTCGAGCAGTTGAAGGGCCTGCCACCGGCGCTGGTGCAGACCGCCGAGATGGATGTGCTGCGTGACGAAGGCGAAGCCTATGCCCGCAAGCTCGACGCGGCCGGGGTGCCGGTGACCGCCGTGCGCTACAACGGCATGATCCATGACTACGGCCTACTCAATGTGCTGAGCACGGTGCCCACTGTCCGCAGTGCCATGGACCAGGCGGCACAGGCATTGAAGCAACACCTCCAGTAACAACGTGCCCTCGTAGGAGCCGGCTTGCCGGCGAACACCGGCAACGCCGGTGCCAGCCACCGCGGCGCTTGGTTCGCCAGCAAGCTGGCTCCTACGGTACGGGGGCCGGGCGTACCGTTCCTCTGAACGAACGATGCGTCACGCCCTGGCGGATTGTCGTTGCCACGACCAGTCCGCAAAATAGCGCTCCAGACACAACCGCTGCCCACGCAGTTCATGGAGCCCGAACCGATGCCACACGAAGGCAGCCTTCTACAAACCGCGGTGATCTTCCTGCTCGCCGCCGTGATCGCCGTTCCCCTCGCCAAACGCCTGCAACTGGGCGCCGTGATCGGCTACCTGCTGGCCGGCGTGGCCATCGGCCCGCAGGCCCTGGGCCTGATCCGCGACACCGAAAGTGTCGCGCATATCTCCGAACTGGGCGTGGTGTTGCTGCTGTTCATCATCGGCCTTGAGCTGTCTCCACGACGCTTGTGGCTGATGCGCAAATCGGTGTTCGGCGTCGGCACCGCGCAAGTACTGCTGACGGGCGCGGTGATCGGCGCCATCGCCCTGTTCGGCTTCAGCCAGACACTGCCGGCCGCCTTGGTGTTGGGCCTGGGCCTGGCGTTATCGTCCACCGCACTGGGCTTGCAAAGCCTGGCCGAAACCAAGCAGCTCAACGCGCCCCACGGCCGCCTGGCGTTCGCCATCCTGCTGTTCCAGGACATCGCCGCGATCCCGCTGATCGCCCTGGTACCGCTGCTGGCCGCCAGCGGCCCGGACACTGCCCAAGGCGACAGTCTCGAGCACGGGCTGAAAGTGTTCGCCAGCATCGCCGTGGTCGTCGTCGGCGGCCGCTACCTGCTACGCCCACTGTTTCGCACCGTGGCCCGCACCGGCCTGCCGGAAGTGTCCACCGCCACCGCGCTGCTGGTGGTGATCGGCACCGCCTGGCTGATGGAGGAAGCCGGGGTTTCCATGGCCCTGGGCGCCTTCCTCGCCGGCCTGTTGCTGGCCGACTCGGAATACCGCCATGAGCTGGAAGCGCAGATCGAGCCGTTCAAGGGCCTGCTGCTGGGGCTGTTCTTCATCAGTGTCGGTATGGGCGCCAACCTGCGCCTGCTGCTGGAAATGCCGCTGGTGCTACTGGGCCTGACCCTGCTGCTGATCGCCGTGAAACTGGTGCTGCTGATCGGCGTCGGCCGCCTGGCGGGTGGGCTCAACCGTGCCAGCGCCCTGCGCCTGGGCATGGTGCTGGCGGCCGGTGGCGAGTTCGCCTTCGTGGTGTTCAAGCTGGGCAAGGACCAGGGGCTGTTCGATATCCAGACCTACGACCTGCTGTTGATGACCATCACCCTGTCGATGGCAATCACCCCACTGCTGATGCTCGGTTGCGCCCGCGCCCTCAAGCGCCCGCAGCCACCGCGCGAAGTGCCCGAGCAGTACAAGAGTATCGACGCCGGCACCCCGCGGGTGGTGATCGTCGGCATGGGCCGCATGGGCCAGATCGTCGCGCGCATCCTGCGGGCGCAGAAGGTGCCGTTCATTGCCCTGGAAACCTCGGTGGACACCATCGAGATGACCCGCATGTTCGAGCAGGTGCCTGTGTTCTACGGCGACCCATCGCGCTCCGATGTGTTGCATGCGGCCAAGGTCGGCGAGGCCGAGTATGTGATCATCACCATCGACGACCCGGAGGCCGCCACCCGCACCGCCGAGCGGGTCAAGCGGCTGTACCCGCACCTGAAGGTGGTCGCCCGGGCGCGCAACCGCCAGCATGTGCACAAGTTGATGGACGTGGGCGCCGAGCCGATCCGCGAGACGTTCCATTCCAGCCTGGAGATGAGCCGGCGCACCTTGATCGGGCTGGGGTTGTCGGAGGAACAGGCGGCCTACCGGATCGAGCGGTTCGCCGAGCATGACGAACAGGTGCTGGAAGCCCAGGGCCTGGTGCGTGACGACCGGGCCAAGGTGATGCAGACGGCCAAGGAAGCGCGGGTGGAGCTGGAGCGGTTGTTCGAGTCGGATGCGGATTGAGACTCAGGCGAACGCCAACCGCTCGATGGGTGGATGCTCGCGGTGCGCGGCCTGCCACAGGTCATAGGCCGCCTGCTCGGCCAGGTACTGACGGGCACTGCCGAGGCCGGCCAGTTCAAGGCGATAGGCCAGGTCGGCTGAAATGGCGGCGTGGCCGTTGAGCACTGTGGATAACTGGCCACGTGAGTAGCCAAGGTGGCGAGCCAGGGAAGAGACGTTCATGCCGATGGTGGCCAGGATGTCTTCGCGCAGGGCTTCGCCGGGATGGGGAGGGTTGTGCATGGCTGTCACTCCGTCTTGAACTTTTTGGGGCTGCTGCGCAGCCCTTTCGCGACACAAGGCCGCTCCCACAGGAGATCGCAATCCTCTGTGGGAGCGGCCTTGTGTCGCGAAAGGGCCGCAGAGCGGCCCCGCTTTAAACGGCAGATCGAGGTCTCACCCTACGCTGATGATCCAGCCACCAACGGGGTCCCTACACCAGTTATCGCCACTGGATAGCAACTGGTTTCGCGCTCGTCCGAAACCATACAACAGCGGCAGAGCAGATCAACCGAGAAACTTCTGACAACCTCGACAGAGGATGTTCGAAAAACGCCCGAATCTGCCGAGCTCAGCAATGTCCTACGTGATCTGAAAACCTTTCTCACTGACCAGCCTACACCCCAGGAAATACCCTACGAGATCTGTCGATTCCCGTCTGATTGTCCGGGGAAATCACGCCCTCTAGGATCTCCCAGTCGCTGTCGGTTCAGCGATCGGGTGTGGAAACCCAGTAGTCCTTAGAAGGTGCCGTAATGGCAGTTGTATGCGGGAGGCCTCTGGCCTACCGGGTGACCTTCTTTCCGGATTTCCACCCCGTGTACAACTGCCGCCCTCTGCGTGGAAACGGACGGTTGCAGTCAAACCTCAAGAAGGAATCTGCAATGAAAAAGATCGTCCCCGACCCACCCCTCCCCGACACCCGCCACCACCCCTTCGGCAAATGCGACGCCGGCCACCCACCGCTGTTCGCGGTCAACCCCGACATCAACGCCCACGACGCCCTGGTGCATGTCGCCCAGTACCTGCGCAGCGCCTACAACGTTGGCTACAAAGCCCTCGACCATATGGACGACACGGGCAAGAGCCTGTTGTGGGCCAACCTGCATGCGGTCGAGATGGCCGAGGGGCTGACGGAGGCGATGCTGGAGGGGATCGAGTCCAATGGCGTGAAATGAGGGCCTGAGCAGGTTCGCCGGCAAGCCAGCTCCTACGGGCCAAGCACAAAAAGGCCGGCCCCTTCGACGGGGCCGGCCTTTGGCGTTTTCAGCGCGGGTTACTTGCCAGCAGTCAGCGCGTTGTAGCTGGTGATCAGATTGCGGTAGTCGGGGATGTGGTTGGAGAACAGCGCCGCCAGCCCTTCGACGTCGTTGCGCCAGTCGCGGTGCAGCTCGCAGGCCACCCCGAACCAGGTCATCAGTTGCGCGCCGGCCTGGCTCATGCGGTTGTGGGCCGCGTCGCGGGTCATTTCGTTGAAGGTGCCGGAAGCGTCGGTGACCACGAACACCTCGAACTCCTCCTCCAAGGCCGCCAGCGCCGGGAAGGCCACGCACACTTCGGTCACCACGCCGGCGATGATCAGCTGCTTCTTGCCGGTGGCCTTCACCGCCTTGACGAAGTCCTCGTTGTCCCAGGCGTTGATCTGACCGGGGCGGGCGATGTACGGGGCATCCGGGAACAGTGCTTTCAGCTCCGGCACCAGCGGGCCGTTGGGGCCTTGCTCGAAGCTGGTGGTGAGGATGGTCGGCAGGTTGAAGTACTTGGCCAGGTCCGCCAGGGCCAGCACGTTGTTCTTGAAGCGGTCCGGCTCGATGTCGCGCACCAGCGACAGCAGGCCAGCCTGGTGGTCCACCAGCAGTACGGCGGCGTCGTCTTTGTTCAGGCGGTTGTAGGTGAATTTGCTCATGTCGTTGCTCCTGAGGGGTGGTGTTTCGCGTTGATGAGCAAAGATTAGATTCGTTACCTTTGAGTCGGTAGACTGCGAAAATTGGCTTTAGCGTCCTGTTTTATGAACGATAGATAGTGGGTTGGCTTACGGGCCTCTTCGCCGGCAAAGCCGGCTCCTACAGGTACGGCGCAACCCTTGTAGGAGCCGGCTTTGCCGGCGAAGAGGCCGGTACTGGCAACCCAACACCCGGAGACCGCCCCATGGAAGACCTCAACTCCCTCTACTACTTCACCCAGGTGGTCGAACACGGCGGCTTCGCCCCGGCCGGCCGGGCACTGGACATGCCCAAGTCCAAGCTCAGCCGGCGCATCGCCGACCTGGAGGAGCGCCTGGGCGTGCGCCTGCTGCACCGCACCAGCCGCCATTGCTCGCTGACCGAGATCGGCCAGGCCTACTACAACCGTTGCCTGGCCATGCGCGTGGAGGCCGAGGGCGCCGCCGAGATCATCGAACGCAACCGCAGCGAACCACGCGGGCTGGTGCGCGTCAGCTGCCCGACCACCCTGCTCAACTCCTGGGTCGGGCCGATGCTGACCCGCTACATGCTCAAGTACCCGCAGGTGGAGCTGTTCATCGAGAGCACCAACCGCCGCGTCGACCTGCTGCACGAGGGTTTCGACATCGCGTTGCGGGTGCGCTTCCCGCCGCTGGAGAACACCGACATGGTGATGAAGGTGCTGAGCAACAGCACCCAGTGCCTGGTCGGCCATCCGTCATTCCTCGAACAGCTGCCGGCAGGTTTCGACCCACAGCAACTGAGCACGCTGCCCAGCCTGCATTGGGGCGGCGCCCAGCGCGAGTACCAGTGGGAGCTGTTCCAGGGTGAGGACAGGGCACAAAGCCTGGTGATCCCGCACAAACCACGAATGGTCACCGATGACTTGTTCGCGCTGCGGCATTTCGTGGTGGCCGGGGTGGGGATCGCGCACCTGCCGCGGGTGGCGGTGCGTGAGGACCTGGCGGCCGGGCGCCTGGTGGAGATGCTGCCGGACTGGCAGCCGCGCTGTGGGATCGTGCATGCGATCTTCCCGTCGCGGCGGGGGTTGCTGCCGTCGGTACGGGCGCTGATCGATCACCTGGCGGAGGAGTTTGCGGTCAGCGACATGGCGTAGCCCGCGCCCACAAATCCCTGTAGGAGCGGGTTTACCCGCGAAAGGGCCGCAAAGCGGCCCCCGTTTCACTCAGAACGCAAAGCAGGAACAACCCAACGCCCCCCAGAACCCCTGGAAGTCGCTCACCGGCACACTGGAATGCCGCGCCTTCTCATGACTGTGCGCATGCACCCCGCAAGGCCCGACGCACTGGTGCACGGCCGCAGCCAGCGGTGCGCCGGCCCGCCAGTGCCCCGGCACCTTCACCACCGGCGACCACTCCGGCACCACCGGGATCTGCGCCGGCCCCAGCTTCTCGAAGTCACCGGCGCCATACACCACCTTGCCGTCGACCACGGTCAGCACCGACTCGATCCACTTGATCGCCTCTTCCTCGACGCTGAAGAAGTCCGCCGACAGCGCCGCCAGGTCGGCCAGCTGGCCCACCTTGATCTGCCCTTTCTTGCCCTGCTCGCTGGAGAACCAGGCGCTGCCGTGGGTGAACAGCTGCAGGGCAACGTCACGGCTCAGGCCACCGTCCGGGTACAGTTCCAACCCACCAACGGTCTTGCCGCTGACCATCCAGTACAGCGAGGTCCAGGGGTTGTAGCTGGACACCCGAGTGGCATCGGTACCCGCACCCACCGGCACGCCCTCGGCCAGCATGCGCTTGATCGGCGGGGTCGCCTCGGCGGCCTTGGCGCCATAGCGCTCGACGAAGTATTCGCCCTGGAACGCCATGCGGTCCTGGATGGCGATGCCACCACCCAGCGCCCTCACCCGCTCGATGTTCTTCGGCGTGATGGTCTCGCAATGGTCGAAGAACCACGGCAGGCCATTGAACGGGATATCGCGGTTGACCTTCTCGAACACATCGAGCATGCGCGAGATGGACTCGTCGTAGGTGGCGTGCAGGCGGAACGGCCAGCGCTGCTCGACCAGGTGGCGCACCACGGGTTCCAGTTCCTGCTCCATGGTCTGCGGCAAGTCCGGGCGGGGTTCGAGGAAGTCCTCGAAGTCGGCCGCCGAGAACACCAGCATCTCGCCAGCGCCGTTGTGGCGCAGGAAGTCGTTGCCGTCGCCGGGCTTGACCTTCTGCGTCCAGTTCTTGAAGTCGGCCAGTTCTTCCTTGGGTTTCTGGGTGAACAGGTTGTAGGCGATGCGCACGGTCAGCTGGCCGTTGTCGGCCAGCTCCTGGATCACCTGGTAGTCATCCGGGTAGTTCTGGTAGCCACCGCCGGCATCGATGGCGCTGGTCAGCCCCAGGCGGTTGAGCTCACGCATGAACTGGCGGGTGGAATTGACCTGGTACTCCAGCGGCAGCTTCGGCCCCTTGGCCAGGGTGGCGTAGAGGATGGCGGCATTGGGCCGGGCGATGAGCATGCCGGTGGGGTTGCCGAACTTGTCGCGCTGGATCTCGCCACCGGGCGGGTTGGGCGTGTCCTTGGTGTAGCCGACCGCCCGGAGCGCGGCGCGGTTGAGCAGCGCGCGGTCGTACAGGTGGAGGATGAACACCGGGGTGTCGGGCGCGGCCTGGTTGATTTCTTCCAGGGTGGGTAGGCGCTTTTCGGCGAACTGGAATTCGTTCCAGCCCCCGACCACCCGCACCCACTGCGGGGTCGGCGTACGGTCGGCCTGGTCCTTGAGCATGCGCAGGGCGTCGGCCAGCGATGGCACGCCCTCCCAGCGCAGTTCCAGGTTGTAGTTCAGCCCACCGCGGATCAGGTGCAGGTGCGAGTCGTTCAGGCCCGGGATCACCGTGCGCTGCTTGAGATCGATGATCTGCGTGCTGCTGCCTTTATGGGCCATGGCTTCGGCGTCGCTGCCCACGGCGATGAACGTGCCGTCCTTGATGGCGACGGCGCTGGCCTGGGGTTTCTCGCGGTCGACGGTGTGCAGTCGGCCATTGAACAGGATGAGGTCGGCGGTCATGGGGCTTCCTTGGGTGGCTGCATAGGTGGAACCGGCGGTGCCGGCAAAGGGCAACGCGGACCAGATGGCGCCAGCCGCACCAAGCATGGTACTGGCGGCGAGGAACTGGCGGCGGCTCTTGTCGTTCGAGGCCTGGGACATGGTGTTCTCCATCGGGATGCGACAGGCGTCATGGCGGAGCATGCCGGTTGACGCCAGGCGAAGGATTGGATGGATGTGCCGTGGGGCTGATTGAGGTTAGCAACCCCTGGGGCTCGTGCC
This genomic stretch from Pseudomonas entomophila L48 harbors:
- a CDS encoding amidohydrolase; amino-acid sequence: MTADLILFNGRLHTVDREKPQASAVAIKDGTFIAVGSDAEAMAHKGSSTQIIDLKQRTVIPGLNDSHLHLIRGGLNYNLELRWEGVPSLADALRMLKDQADRTPTPQWVRVVGGWNEFQFAEKRLPTLEEINQAAPDTPVFILHLYDRALLNRAALRAVGYTKDTPNPPGGEIQRDKFGNPTGMLIARPNAAILYATLAKGPKLPLEYQVNSTRQFMRELNRLGLTSAIDAGGGYQNYPDDYQVIQELADNGQLTVRIAYNLFTQKPKEELADFKNWTQKVKPGDGNDFLRHNGAGEMLVFSAADFEDFLEPRPDLPQTMEQELEPVVRHLVEQRWPFRLHATYDESISRMLDVFEKVNRDIPFNGLPWFFDHCETITPKNIERVRALGGGIAIQDRMAFQGEYFVERYGAKAAEATPPIKRMLAEGVPVGAGTDATRVSSYNPWTSLYWMVSGKTVGGLELYPDGGLSRDVALQLFTHGSAWFSSEQGKKGQIKVGQLADLAALSADFFSVEEEAIKWIESVLTVVDGKVVYGAGDFEKLGPAQIPVVPEWSPVVKVPGHWRAGAPLAAAVHQCVGPCGVHAHSHEKARHSSVPVSDFQGFWGALGCSCFAF